One genomic window of Acidimicrobiales bacterium includes the following:
- the cimA gene encoding citramalate synthase, with translation MSGDHAHLVPPELPEAVDVYDTTLRDGSQQEGLSLTVDDKLRVAEQLDHLGVQYIEGGWPGANPKDAEFFRRAAAGELNLQTATLVAFGSTRKAGGRAETDPVLADMLAAQTSVVCLVAKSAEWHVTETLRTSLTEAIDMVADSVGYLVAQGKRVFLDAEHFFDGYRSNPAFSTDVLRAAAGAGAEVLVLCDTNGGSLPFEVERVVGELRQHALDPGTALGCHFHNDSGCAVANSLMAVRMGVTQIQGCINGYGERTGNADLTAAVPDLTLKMGVETIGLDRLPRLTSVAHHIAEVVNIAPHPHQPFVGASAFAHKAGLHTSAIARQRDAYEHVDPESVGNGTRFVVSEMAGRSTVALKAEQLGLSLDDSVLAAVVEQLKDLEHRGYHFEVADGSLELLMRAATGWKQSFFRLESHRVITDLRDDGSFVTEATVKVLVGDDRVITTAEGNGPVNALDAALRKAIGPVFPNLAHVHLTDFKVRVLDTSKGTAAVTRVLIDSTDGERSWTTIGVSENVIEASWAALEDSIVFGLLHGAAGQQNQPL, from the coding sequence ATGTCGGGTGATCACGCGCACCTGGTCCCCCCCGAACTGCCGGAGGCGGTAGACGTCTACGACACCACGTTGCGGGACGGATCGCAGCAAGAGGGACTGTCGCTCACCGTCGACGACAAGCTGCGCGTCGCCGAGCAGCTCGACCACCTCGGGGTCCAGTACATCGAAGGCGGGTGGCCGGGGGCGAACCCCAAGGACGCCGAGTTCTTCCGCAGGGCCGCCGCCGGCGAGCTCAACCTTCAGACTGCGACGCTCGTCGCGTTCGGGTCGACGCGCAAAGCCGGCGGGCGGGCGGAGACGGACCCCGTGCTCGCCGACATGCTCGCAGCGCAGACCTCCGTGGTGTGCCTCGTCGCCAAGTCCGCGGAGTGGCACGTCACAGAGACTCTGCGGACGAGCCTCACCGAGGCGATCGACATGGTCGCCGACTCGGTCGGCTACCTCGTGGCGCAGGGCAAGCGGGTGTTCCTCGACGCAGAGCACTTCTTCGACGGTTACCGCTCGAACCCGGCCTTCAGCACCGACGTGCTTCGTGCCGCGGCTGGCGCCGGTGCCGAGGTCCTCGTCCTGTGTGACACCAACGGCGGCAGCCTTCCGTTCGAAGTAGAGCGGGTGGTCGGAGAGCTACGCCAACACGCCCTCGACCCCGGTACTGCCCTCGGCTGCCACTTCCACAACGACTCCGGCTGCGCCGTCGCCAACTCCCTCATGGCGGTACGCATGGGGGTCACCCAGATTCAAGGCTGCATCAACGGATACGGCGAACGGACCGGCAATGCCGACCTGACCGCGGCTGTACCGGACCTCACCTTGAAGATGGGTGTCGAGACGATCGGTCTGGACCGCCTGCCGCGTCTCACCTCGGTGGCGCACCACATCGCGGAGGTGGTGAACATCGCGCCCCACCCGCACCAGCCGTTCGTCGGCGCGTCCGCGTTCGCGCACAAAGCCGGCCTGCACACGAGCGCCATCGCCAGGCAGCGCGACGCCTACGAGCACGTCGACCCGGAATCGGTCGGCAACGGCACCCGGTTCGTCGTCAGCGAGATGGCGGGCCGCTCCACCGTCGCCTTGAAGGCGGAGCAGCTGGGGCTGTCCCTCGACGACAGCGTCCTCGCCGCCGTGGTCGAACAGCTCAAGGACCTGGAACACCGCGGGTACCACTTCGAGGTCGCTGACGGCTCGCTCGAGCTGTTGATGAGGGCGGCGACGGGGTGGAAGCAGTCGTTTTTCAGGTTGGAGTCGCACAGGGTGATCACCGACCTTCGCGACGACGGGTCATTTGTGACCGAGGCGACCGTCAAGGTGCTGGTGGGCGACGACCGGGTCATAACCACGGCGGAGGGGAACGGACCGGTGAACGCGCTCGACGCCGCCCTGCGCAAGGCGATCGGCCCGGTGTTCCCGAATCTCGCGCACGTCCACCTCACAGACTTCAAGGTCCGGGTGCTCGACACCAGCAAGGGGACCGCGGCGGTCACCCGGGTGCTGATCGACTCGACGGACGGGGAGCGCAGCTGGACCACCATCGGGGTATCGGAGAACGTGATCGAGGCGTCGTGGGCCGCCCTTGAGGACTCGATCGTGTTCGGGTTGCTGCATGGAGCGGCAGGCCAGCAGAATCAGCCTCTGTGA